Proteins from one Orenia marismortui DSM 5156 genomic window:
- the rplT gene encoding 50S ribosomal protein L20: protein MPRVKRGNRRRKRRKKILKLAKGYFGSKSKLYRPATEQVLKSLAYAYRDRKQKKRNFRKLWITRINAGVRQHGLSYSRFIYGLKQADVDINRKMLAELAVNDSESFEELVNLAKENL from the coding sequence ATGCCACGAGTTAAACGGGGAAATAGAAGAAGAAAAAGAAGAAAGAAGATATTAAAGCTAGCTAAAGGTTATTTCGGTTCTAAAAGTAAATTATATAGACCAGCTACAGAACAAGTACTAAAATCTTTAGCTTATGCATATAGAGATAGAAAACAAAAGAAAAGAAACTTCAGAAAATTATGGATTACAAGAATTAATGCTGGTGTAAGACAACATGGACTTTCTTACAGCAGATTCATTTATGGATTAAAGCAAGCTGATGTTGATATTAACAGAAAAATGTTAGCTGAACTAGCTGTTAATGATAGTGAAAGCTTTGAAGAGTTAGTTAACTTAGCTAAAGAAAATCTATAA
- the rpmI gene encoding 50S ribosomal protein L35 produces MGKMKTHKGTKKRFKKTAKGKIKKKGKAFASHLMTNKSGNRKRKLRGGEMASKADSKRISEALPYE; encoded by the coding sequence ATGGGTAAAATGAAGACACATAAAGGAACTAAGAAGAGATTCAAAAAGACTGCTAAAGGTAAAATTAAGAAAAAAGGTAAAGCTTTTGCTAGTCATTTAATGACTAATAAAAGTGGAAATAGAAAGAGAAAATTAAGAGGCGGAGAAATGGCAAGTAAAGCAGATTCTAAGAGGATTTCAGAAGCATTACCATACGAATAA
- the infC gene encoding translation initiation factor IF-3 — translation MVIFFLVKNLGGAYKISTDLRVNERIRARQVRVVDNEGEQVGVMPLKKALSIAEERGFDLVEVAPQAKPPVCKIMDYGKYKYEQAKKAKEAKKNQNVMKVKEVQMSVKIEDHDFNVKVNMAKRFLNNKDKVKVRIRFRGREIAHKDLGYELMDRFAEEVKDLGRVSSKASMEGRHMLMFITPTSDK, via the coding sequence ATGGTCATCTTTTTTCTTGTTAAAAACTTAGGAGGTGCATATAAAATTAGTACGGATTTAAGAGTTAATGAGCGAATTCGTGCTCGTCAGGTTAGAGTTGTTGATAATGAAGGTGAACAAGTTGGTGTTATGCCACTAAAAAAAGCTTTAAGTATTGCTGAAGAAAGAGGTTTTGATTTAGTAGAGGTTGCTCCTCAAGCTAAACCACCTGTTTGTAAGATAATGGATTATGGTAAATATAAATATGAACAGGCCAAAAAAGCTAAAGAGGCTAAAAAGAATCAAAATGTTATGAAGGTTAAAGAAGTTCAAATGAGTGTTAAAATTGAAGACCATGATTTCAATGTAAAGGTGAACATGGCTAAAAGGTTCTTAAACAATAAAGATAAAGTAAAAGTAAGAATTCGCTTCCGCGGAAGAGAGATCGCACACAAAGATCTTGGATATGAATTAATGGATAGGTTCGCAGAAGAAGTTAAAGATTTAGGTAGAGTATCTAGTAAAGCAAGTATGGAAGGTAGACATATGCTAATGTTTATCACTCCAACAAGTGACAAGTAA